One window from the genome of Manis pentadactyla isolate mManPen7 chromosome 15, mManPen7.hap1, whole genome shotgun sequence encodes:
- the TBC1D17 gene encoding TBC1 domain family member 17 isoform X1 produces MEGAGYRVVFEKGGVYLHTSAKKHQDPDSLIAGVIRVVEKDNDVLLNWAPVEEAGDSTQILFSKKDASGGDSCTSEEEPTFDPGYEPDWAVISTVRPQPRPSEPSRGAAPSSPRDSWAFSVSLGELKSIRRSKPGLSWAYLVLVTQAGGSLPALHFHRGGTRALLRVLSRYLLLASSPQDSRLYLVFPHDSSALSNSFHHLQLFDQDSSNVVSRFLQDPYSTTFSSFSRVTNFFRGALQPHPEGASPDLPLPPDDEPEPGFEVISCVELGPRPAVERAPPVTEEEWAQHVGPEGRLQQVPMLKARIFSGGLSPGLRREAWKFLLGYLSWEGSAEEHKAHVRKKTDEYFRMKLQWKSVSPEQERRNSLLHGYRSLIERDVSRTDRTNKFYEGPENPGLGLLNDILLTYCMYHFDLGYVQGMSDLLSPILYVIQNEVDAFWCFCGFMELVHGNFEESQETMKRQLGQLLLLLRVLDPPLCDFLDSQDSGSLCFCFRWLLIWFKREFPFPDVLRLWEVLWTGLPGPSLHLLVACAILDMERDTLMLSGFGSNEILKHINELTMKLSVEDVLTRAEALYRQLTACPELPHNVQEVLGLAPPAEACSPSPPASPLPLSPTRVPPVPSSPVDTAPQPDSSLEILPEEEDGTDS; encoded by the exons ATGGAGGGAGCCGGTTACAGG GTGGTGTTTGAGAAGGGAGGCGTGTACCTGCACACCAGTGCCAAGAAGCACCAAGACCCGGACTCTCTCATCGCTGGCGTTATCCGTGTGGTGGAGAAG GACAATGACGTCCTCCTGAACTGGGCTCCTGTAGAGGAGGCTGGAGATTCCACCCAAATTCTCTTCTCCAAGAAG GATGCCAGTGGGGGTGACTCCTGCACCTCTGAGGAGGAACCCACCTTTGACCCTGGCTATGAGCCCGACTGGGCCGTCATCAGCACTGTGCGGCCTCAGCCCCGGCCCTCAGAGCCCAGCAGAG GTGCAGCGCCCAGCTCCCCCCGGGACTCCTGGGCCTTCTCGGTGAGTTTGGGGGAGCTCAAGTCCATCCGCCGGTCCAAGCCGGGCCTCAGCTGGGCCTACCTGGTACTGGTGACCCAGGCCGGGGGCTCCCTGCCTGCCCTGCACTTTCACCGCGGGGGCACACGTGCCCTACTCCGTGTCCTCAGTCGCTACCTACTGTTGGCCAG CTCCCCACAGGACTCCCGCCTCTACCTTGTCTTCCCGCACGACTCCTCGGCCCTCTCCAACTCCTTCCACCACCTCCAGCTCTTCGACCAGGACAGCTCCAACGTGGTGTCT CGCTTCCTCCAGGACCCCTACTCCACCACCTTCAGCAGCTTCTCGCGAGTGACCAACTTCTTCCGGGGAGCCCTGCAGCCACACCCAGAGGGGGCCTCCCCTGACCTGCCTCTGCCCCCTGATGACGAGCCTGAGCCTGGGTTCGAGGTCATTTCCTGT GTGGAGCTGGGGCCGCGGCCAGCCGTGGAGCGGGCGCCTCCGGTCACAGAGGAGGAGTGGGCCCAGCATGTGGGCCCTGAGGGCCGCCTGCAGCAGGTCCCCATGCTAAAGGCCCGGATCTTCTCAGGG GGTCTGAGCCCTGGCTTGAGGCGCGAGGCTTGGAAGTTCCTCCTGGGGTATCTGAGCTGGGAGGGCTCAGCCGAGGAGCACAAAGCCCATGTGCGCAAGAAAAC GGACGAGTATTTCCGCATGAAGCTGCAGTGGAAGTCCGTGAGCCCCGAGCAGGAGCGGAGGAACTCGCTGCTGCACGGCTACCGCAGCCTCATCG AGAGAGACGTGAGCCGCACTGATAGAACCAACAAATTCTATGAGGGTCCCGAGAACCCGGGGCTGGGCCTGCTGAATGACATCCTCCTCACCTACTGCATGTACCACTTCGACCTTG GCTATGTCCAGGGTATGAGTGATCTTCTCTCCCCGATCCTCTACGTCATTCAGAATGAGGTGGATGCCTTCTGGTGCTTCTGTGGCTTCATGGAGCTCGTG CACGGGAACTTTGAGGAGAGTCAGGAGACGATGAAGCGACAACTCGGACAACTCCTGCTTCTCCTGAGGGTGCTGGACCCACCGCTCTGTGACTTCCTGG ACTCCCAGGACTCTGGCTCTCTCTGCTTCTGCTTCCGGTGGCTGCTCATCTGGTTCAAGAGGGAATTCCCCTTCCCGGATGTCCTTCGGCTGTGGGAG GTGCTATGGACAGGGCTCCCTGGCCCCAGCCTGCACCTGCTGGTGGCCTGCGCCATCCTGGACATGGAGCGTGACACCCTCATGCTTTCTGGCTTTGGCTCCAATGAAATCCTCAAG CACATTAACGAGCTGACCATGAAGCTGAGCGTGGAGGACGTGCTGACGCGGGCGGAGGCCCTCTACCGGCAGCTGACCGCCTGCCCG GAGCTGCCCCACAATGTGCAGGAGGTCTTGGGTCTCGCCCCGCCTGCAGAGGCCTGTAGCCCCTCGCCCCCTGCCTCTCCACTCCCATTGTCTCCCACCCGGGTCCCACCCGTCCCTTCATCCCCTGTGGACACAGCCCCGCAGCCAGACAGCAGCCTGGAGATCCTGCCGGAGGAGGAGGACGGCACCGATTCCTAA
- the TBC1D17 gene encoding TBC1 domain family member 17 isoform X2, with the protein MEGAGYRVVFEKGGVYLHTSAKKHQDPDSLIAGVIRVVEKDNDVLLNWAPVEEAGDSTQILFSKKDASGGDSCTSEEEPTFDPGYEPDWAVISTVRPQPRPSEPSRGAAPSSPRDSWAFSVSLGELKSIRRSKPGLSWAYLVLVTQAGGSLPALHFHRGGTRALLRVLSRYLLLASSPQDSRLYLVFPHDSSALSNSFHHLQLFDQDSSNVVSRFLQDPYSTTFSSFSRVTNFFRGALQPHPEGASPDLPLPPDDEPEPGFEVISCVELGPRPAVERAPPVTEEEWAQHVGPEGRLQQVPMLKARIFSGGLSPGLRREAWKFLLGYLSWEGSAEEHKAHVRKKTDEYFRMKLQWKSVSPEQERRNSLLHGYRSLIERDVSRTDRTNKFYEGPENPGLGLLNDILLTYCMYHFDLGYVQGMSDLLSPILYVIQNEVDAFWCFCGFMELVHGNFEESQETMKRQLGQLLLLLRVLDPPLCDFLDSQDSGSLCFCFRWLLIWFKREFPFPDVLRLWEVLWTGLPGPSLHLLVACAILDMERDTLMLSGFGSNEILKHPASGKQRA; encoded by the exons ATGGAGGGAGCCGGTTACAGG GTGGTGTTTGAGAAGGGAGGCGTGTACCTGCACACCAGTGCCAAGAAGCACCAAGACCCGGACTCTCTCATCGCTGGCGTTATCCGTGTGGTGGAGAAG GACAATGACGTCCTCCTGAACTGGGCTCCTGTAGAGGAGGCTGGAGATTCCACCCAAATTCTCTTCTCCAAGAAG GATGCCAGTGGGGGTGACTCCTGCACCTCTGAGGAGGAACCCACCTTTGACCCTGGCTATGAGCCCGACTGGGCCGTCATCAGCACTGTGCGGCCTCAGCCCCGGCCCTCAGAGCCCAGCAGAG GTGCAGCGCCCAGCTCCCCCCGGGACTCCTGGGCCTTCTCGGTGAGTTTGGGGGAGCTCAAGTCCATCCGCCGGTCCAAGCCGGGCCTCAGCTGGGCCTACCTGGTACTGGTGACCCAGGCCGGGGGCTCCCTGCCTGCCCTGCACTTTCACCGCGGGGGCACACGTGCCCTACTCCGTGTCCTCAGTCGCTACCTACTGTTGGCCAG CTCCCCACAGGACTCCCGCCTCTACCTTGTCTTCCCGCACGACTCCTCGGCCCTCTCCAACTCCTTCCACCACCTCCAGCTCTTCGACCAGGACAGCTCCAACGTGGTGTCT CGCTTCCTCCAGGACCCCTACTCCACCACCTTCAGCAGCTTCTCGCGAGTGACCAACTTCTTCCGGGGAGCCCTGCAGCCACACCCAGAGGGGGCCTCCCCTGACCTGCCTCTGCCCCCTGATGACGAGCCTGAGCCTGGGTTCGAGGTCATTTCCTGT GTGGAGCTGGGGCCGCGGCCAGCCGTGGAGCGGGCGCCTCCGGTCACAGAGGAGGAGTGGGCCCAGCATGTGGGCCCTGAGGGCCGCCTGCAGCAGGTCCCCATGCTAAAGGCCCGGATCTTCTCAGGG GGTCTGAGCCCTGGCTTGAGGCGCGAGGCTTGGAAGTTCCTCCTGGGGTATCTGAGCTGGGAGGGCTCAGCCGAGGAGCACAAAGCCCATGTGCGCAAGAAAAC GGACGAGTATTTCCGCATGAAGCTGCAGTGGAAGTCCGTGAGCCCCGAGCAGGAGCGGAGGAACTCGCTGCTGCACGGCTACCGCAGCCTCATCG AGAGAGACGTGAGCCGCACTGATAGAACCAACAAATTCTATGAGGGTCCCGAGAACCCGGGGCTGGGCCTGCTGAATGACATCCTCCTCACCTACTGCATGTACCACTTCGACCTTG GCTATGTCCAGGGTATGAGTGATCTTCTCTCCCCGATCCTCTACGTCATTCAGAATGAGGTGGATGCCTTCTGGTGCTTCTGTGGCTTCATGGAGCTCGTG CACGGGAACTTTGAGGAGAGTCAGGAGACGATGAAGCGACAACTCGGACAACTCCTGCTTCTCCTGAGGGTGCTGGACCCACCGCTCTGTGACTTCCTGG ACTCCCAGGACTCTGGCTCTCTCTGCTTCTGCTTCCGGTGGCTGCTCATCTGGTTCAAGAGGGAATTCCCCTTCCCGGATGTCCTTCGGCTGTGGGAG GTGCTATGGACAGGGCTCCCTGGCCCCAGCCTGCACCTGCTGGTGGCCTGCGCCATCCTGGACATGGAGCGTGACACCCTCATGCTTTCTGGCTTTGGCTCCAATGAAATCCTCAAG CATCCTGCTTCTGGCAAGCAGAGAGCGTGA